TCACGCGGATGGCAGCTGTTTCCCATCCCCGATATGGAAAACGGTACGGGTGTTGCAGGAAGAGCCTGGCACTCGCAATCAAATATAGAACGTGGAGACAACCCCCCATGCAAACCGACACAACTCGCGAGAACCCGCAAGGCTCCGTGCCGCAGGCCGCCGATTCGAACCTGGATCTGTCCGCCACTGCACCCGGCCAATTGCGTGTGATCAAGCGTAACGGCACTGTCGTTCCTTACACCGATGACAAAATCACCGTCGCCATCACCAAAGCGTTTCTTGCAGTTGAAGGCGGCACCGCTGCCGCCTCGTCGCGCATCCACGACACCGTTGCCCGCCTGACCGAACAAGTCACCGCGACCTTCAAGCGTCGCATGCCTTCGGGCGGCACCATCCACATCGAAGAAATCCAGGACCAGGTCGAACTGGCCCTGATGCGTGCCGGCGAACAGAAAGTCGCCCGCGACTACGTGATCTACCGTGACGCCCGTTCCAAGGAACGCGCTGTACGCACCCCAGCTGAAGAAGCTGCGGTACAAGCTCACCCATCGATCCGCATCACCCTGGCCGACGGCACGTTTGCACCGCTGGACCTGGGTCGCCTGAACACCATCGTCACCGAGGCCTGCGAAGGCCTGGAAGAAGTCGACGGTGACCTAATCCAGCGCGAAACCCTGAAGAACCTGTACGACGGAGTGGCCCTGACCGACGTCAACACCGCCCTGGTGATGACCGCCCGTACCCTGGTTGAACGCGAGCCGAACTACTCGTTCGTGACCGCGCGCCTGCTGATGGACACCCTGCGCGCCGAAGGCCTGGGCTTCCTGAAAGTCGCCGACAGCGCCACCCACCACGAAATGGCCGATTTGTACGCCAAGGCCCTGCCTGCCTACATCGCCAAGGGTATCGAATTCGAATTGCTGAACCCGATCCTGGCCACCTTCGACCTGGAAAAACTCGGCAAGGCGATCAACCACGAGCGTGACCAGCAGTTCACCTACCTGGGCCTGCAAACCCTGTACGACCGTTACTTCATCCACAAGGACGGTATCCGCTTCGAACTGCCGCAAGTGTTCTTCATGCGCGTGGCCATGGGCCTGGCAATCGAAGAGAAGCAGAAAGAAGACCGTGCCATCGAGTTCTACAACCTGTTGTCGTCCTTCGACTACATGTCGTCGACCCCGACCCTGTTCAACGCCGGTACCCTGCGTCCACAGCTGTCCAGCTGCTACCTGACCACCGTGCCGGATGACCTGTCGGGCATCTACCACGCGATCCACGACAACGCCATGTTGTCCAAATTCGCCGGCGGCCTGGGCAACGACTGGACCCCGGTGCGTGCACTGGGTTCGTACATCAAGGGCACCAACGGCAAGTCCCAGGGCGTTGTACCGTTCCTGAAAGTGGTGAACGACACCGCCGTCGCCGTGAACCAGGGTGGCAAGCGCAAAGGCGCTGTCTGTGCCTACCTGGAAACCTGGCACATGGACATTGAAGAGTTCATCGAGCTGCGCAAGAACACCGGTGATGACCGTCGTCGTACCCACGACATGAACACCGCCAACTGGATCCCTGACCTGTTCATGAAGCGTGTCTTCGACGACGGCCAGTGGACCCTGTTCTCGCCTTCCGAAGTGCCGGACCTGCACGACCTGACCGGCAAGGCTTTCGAAGAGCGCTACGAGTACTACGAAGCCCTGGCTCAGTACCCTGGCAAGATCAAGCTGTTCAAGACCATCCAGGCCAAAGACCTGTGGCGCAAAATGCTGTCCATGCTGTTTGAAACCGGCCACCCATGGCTGACCTTCAAAGACCCGTGCAACCTGCGCAGCCCGCAGCAGCACGTGGGCGTGGTCCACAGCTCGAACCTGTGCACCGAGATCACCTTGAACACCAACAAGGACGAGATCGCGGTTTGCAACCTGGGCTCGATCAACCTGCCGAACCACATCGTCAACGGCAAGCTGGACACCGCCAAGCTGGAACGTACCGTCAACACCGCCGTGCGCATGCTCGATAACGTGATCGACATCAACTACTACTCGGTGCCACAGGCGCAGAACTCCAACTTCAAGCACCGTCCGGTCGGCTTGGGCATCATGGGCTTCCAGGACGCGCTGTACCTGCAGCACATTCCTTACGGTTCGGATGCTGCAGTCGAGTTCGCCGACAAGTCCATGGAAGCGGTCAGCTACTACGCGATCCAGGCTTCCTGCGACCTGGCCGACGAGCGCGGCGCCTACGAGACGTTCCAGGGTTCGCTGTGGTCCAAAGGCATCCTGCCGCTGGATTCGCAACAGATCCTGATCGAGCAACGTGGCCAGAAGTACATCGACGTTGACCTGGAAGAATCCCTGGACTGGGCGCCAGTACGTGCCCGTGTGCAGAAAGGTATTCGTAACTCCAACATCATGGCCATCGCGCCGACCGCGACCATCGCCAACATCACTGGCGTATCGCAGTCGATCGAACCGACTTACCAGAACCTGTATGTGAAATCGAACCTGTCGGGCGAATTCACCGTGATCAACCCGTACCTGGTTCGCGACCTGAAAGCCCGCGGCCTGTGGGACTCGGTCATGATCAACGACCTGAAGTACTACGACGGTTCCGTGCAGCAGATCGAGCGCATCCCGCAAGAACTCAAAGAGCTCTACGCGACGGCGTTCGAAGTGGACACCAAGTGGATCGTTGACGCCGCCAGCCGTCGTCAGAAGTGGATCGACCAGGCCCCAGTCGCTGAACCTGTACATCGCTGGCGCTTCGGGCAAGAAGCTTGACGTGACCTACCGCATGGCGTGGTACCGTGGCCTGAAAACCACTTACTACCTCCGTGCCCTGGCCGCGACCAGCACCGAGAAGTCGACCATCAACACCGGTAAGCTGAACGCGGTTTCCAGCGGCGGCAACCACGGTGATGATTCGGTGCTTGCAGCGCCAGCCGGCCCGGCCCCCGTGCCAAAGGCCTGCGCGATTGACGAGCCGGATTGCGAAGCTTGCCAATAAGCTGAGGCGGTTGCGGATCGCAATGATCCGGAACTGAAAAAAGCCGACAAACCTGAGCATGATTGGGTTTGTCGGCTTTTTTATGGCCGCTTAGAAAAGCACCGTGTAAATACCTGGGCCTGGCGCACCACCTCGCCCTCCCCAGAGTTCCTTACGATTGCCAATCACCGCCATGGAATGCGCATTCGTTTCATAAGTCCCCACCATCCCCCGCGCAAAATCACTTTGAAAGCCTGGCCTGTAGTGATCTTTCAGCCCAAGCCTGTGCAAGCCTTCACGGGAATGTTCACCATCATTCAAGCTGATCAGCGCATCCTTGAAGCTTCTGGTGGCATTTCTGTCGTTTTCGCCAGGAGAGCCACTATTCCCTTCCATCTGCGCTCGCTTGGCACTCGCCGCATACATAAAGTTGGCGTTGGTCATTAAGGTAGGGTCATCGCCCTTGAAGCGCGCCTCTCGTGCAGCCATGCGCAGCTCATCCTTGGTCAGCTTGAGTTTGAATCCATCATGCATCTCCACCTCATAGGTATTGCCCTTCAACTCGACATTCTTGAAAACATCTTTGGGGTCCTGGCCGAAATGCTGCATGGCAGCCTTGATAGAAGACACCGTCGTGCAATTACCTTCGTAGCCTTGAGAGAAACCACTCCAAATGTTATCCGGCTTTTTCCCACGCACACTTTTATCAGGCTGGTAATCATGGTACTTCGCCCCCTCAGTGATGGGCTTGTTGCTCATGGATTCGGAAGGGCCAAAATTCTCCGGGTTCACACGGCCGCCACCGCCACCTCCTCCACCGCCACCAATGTCTGGGGGGGCCGGTGGAGAGGGCGATTCATCATCTGCAAACAGCTCTGGAAAAAGCGCCTTCAAAAATGCGAGCCAACTGTCAGATGCGTCTTTTTTTAACGCCTCGATAATCGCCTTGAACTTCTCCTCTCCGAGTTTCTTGCGCACCTCATTGAGCTTGTCACGCAAGTCCTGGACGGTTTGGCTCTTGGAGGTTTTCTGCGCCTCCTCCAACGCCTTCAGAAGCTTGGATACCACCGCCTTATCGGCATCCAGGCTCTGAACACCATCGGTTTTGTCCTGGGTGTTTTCAGCACCAAAAGCAGCGGTTCTGTCGCTAAAATAAACCCGAGCCGTTTGGCCTGATATCTGTTGAGCCCATTGCATAAATTTCCCCCGCCCGTAAGCCACCGTTGGTGTACTTGGTAGGGAAAAGTGCGTCGGCCGTTCCAGTAAAAACGAGTGGTCTCGTAGGGACGCAGGCAGTACGAAAAGTCGCGCCTACAAAATGAACGCGCAAAAAAAACCCCTCGTTGAGGGGTTTTCTTTCGCCAGCGTCAGACCAATGACATTACGTCATCTGAATGATGGTCTGCATGATGGTGCTCTGGGTGGAGATGGTCTTGGCGTTCGCCTGGTAGTTGCTCTGGGCCTTGATCAGGTCCACCAACTCGTTGGTCAGGTTGACGTTGGAGTTCTCCAGGGAGTTGGCCACGATAGACCCCAGGGTGCCGGCTTGCGGGGTGTCATAACCTGGCTGGCCCGAAGCGAAGGTCTCTTTCCAGGTAGTACCGCCGTTGGGCTGCAGGCCTTGTTCGTTGTTGAAGCTGGCCAGAGAGATCTGGCCAATGGCCTTGCTCTGCTGGTTGCTGAACGTTGCGAACAGTACACCGCTGCCGTCGATTTTCAGGCCGGTGATCTGGCCGGTGGCGTAGCCATCGGTGACCGGTGGGTTGCGGTACGTGGCCGAGTTGTATTGGGTGATGTTGGCCATGTTGACCGCGATCCCGGTTGGGTTCGCCGTCGCACCGTTTGCCTTCCACACGCCATTGGTCACGGTGCCAGGGACCCAACCGGTGATGGTCAAGGTCTTGTTGGACACGGCGCCCGTCACAACACTGGTGAGTTTGCCGGCACCGTCAAAGGTCAGGGTGGATGGCACAGGCGCCTTCACATCCGCACCGGTACCGAAAGGTGGCGAACCGTCAGGGTTGCGACCGTCAATCAGGGTATAGGCATTCCACTTGTTGCCGTCGGTTTTCACCAGGTACTGCACCATCGGGTGCGCATTGCCCTGGGAGTCGTACAAAGTGGTGCTGTACTGGGTGGTAAAGGTGCTGGTGTCGTTCGGGTTGAACGGCTTGGCCACCTGGTCGATCACCGGCTCCGAGGAGTTCAGGTTACTGGTGGAATCCACTTTGGTGGATGCCTTGGGCGGCAGATTCGCCAAGTTCAGTTGCAGGTCGGTCAGGCCGCCCTTGATGATCTTGCCGTTCTCGTCCGCGGCATAACCTTGCAGGCGCGAAGTGCCGGTGTTGTTGGTGATGTAGCCATCTTTGTCGGCACGGAAGGCACCACTACGGGTGTACTCCAGCGAACCGTCGCTGCCCTTCTGCACGAAGAAGCCGCCGCCCTGGATCGCCATGTCCAGGATGCCACCACTGCCGTTCACGTCACCTTGGGTGAACTGCTGGGACACCGCCGCCAGGTTCACACCGTTGCCGATACTGTTCTGGCCGGTGCCCAGTTTGGAGGCGGCGTAGATGTCCGCGAATTCCGCACGGGACGACTTGAAGCCAGTGGTCGCGACGTTGGCGATGTTGTTGCCGGTCACGTCCAGTTGTTTGTTGGCCGCATAGAGGCCGCTAAGGCCGATGTTAAAAGACATGTTTCTCTCCCTCTGCCGTATTTAGCCGGCTCTATGTACCGATAGTCTGAATTTGCGACAGCTTGACGCTGCCCATGCCGCCAGCCAGGTTCAGCAGCATTTCGCCGCCGGTCTTGCTCAGGGTCACGCTCGTTACCGTTGCTGGCAGCGAAGTGGTCAGGGCAACGGCGTCGCCCTTGTCATTCTTGGTGGTGGCATTGAAGGTGTAGGTGCCCGCCGGGGCGACCTCGCCCTTGTCGTTCTTGCCATCCCAGATGAAGCTCTGGCTGCCGACAGCCTGGGCGCCCATTTCGATGGTGCGCACCAGGTTGCCGTCTTTGTCGGTGACCTTGACGGTGACGTTGCCCGTCGCCGTTTTCACATCCACCGAACCGGTCATGCTCTTGCTGGTATCCACCATGGCCTTGTCGGTCTGGATGATGATCGAGCGCCCTACCAGCGACGACGCCTGCAGCGCTTGCGACGAGCTGAAGTTGCTGGAGATCGCATTCACCGAGTCATTCAGGGTGTTGATGCCTTCCAGGCTGCTGAACTGCGCCAGCTGGGCCACGAACGCGCCGTTGTCTTGCGGCGACAGCGGGTTCTGGTTTTTCAACTGGGTAACCAGCAGTTGCAGGAACGCATCCTTGCCCAGCGACTGTTTGCCGGTCGCGGCCTTGGAAGCGTCACCCAGGCTGCTGGCGTTGTCTGTCGCGGTCTTGACCTTGGAGTTGAAAAGGTCCTGGACTGGCGTGTTGTTACTCGTATCAACAATGGCCATTATTTGGCGCCCCTTATCACTGACCCAGGGTCAGGACCTTCTGCATCATGGTTTTGGCGGTGTTCATCATTTCCGCGTTGGTCTGAAACGAACGGCTGGCGGAAATCATGTCGGCCATTTCCTCGACCACGTTGACGTTCGGGTAGTAGACATAACCCTTTTCGTTCGCGGCGGGATGGTTGGGTTCGTAGCGGGCTTCAAGGTTGCTTTGGTCTTCGACCACGCCGAGCACTTGCACGCCGGAGCCTGCTGCACCTTGGTCCTGGAACAACGAATCGCTGCCGCCCGCCTGGCCGCCCTGGAACATGGTGGCGAACACCGGGTGACGGGCGCGGTAGGTCTGGTCAATGCTCGAAGACACGGTCTCGGCGTTGGCGATGTTACTGGCGACGGTGTTCAAACGCGTGGTCTGCGCGCTCATGCCACTGCCGGCAATATTGAAAACACTGGACAGGGACATGGCTTACTCTCCACGCAGGGCTGACATCAGCCCTTTGAATTTGCTGTTAAGCAGGGTGAAGCTGGCTTGAAAGTTCACCGAGTTCTCGGCGTAGGCCGATTGCTCCAGCTGCGCGTCGACGGTGTTCTGGTCGATCGACGGCTGCATCGGCGTGCGATACAGCAACGACTCGTCACCATTGCTCAGGCCTTGCGCTTCGATATGACGGCTGTTGGTCATGTTCAAGGCGAAGGTGCCGTTCTTGGTCTTGTCCTGCTGCGCGGCGAGCACGGCGGAGAAGTCCAGGTCCCGAGCCTTGTAGTTCGGGGTATCGGCGTTGGCAATGTTGTTGGCCAGGACTTCGGCACGCTGGGCGCGGAAGCCCAGGGCTTGTTCGTGGATACCGAGCGCTTTATCGAAGCTGATGCTCATGGCGGAAACCTTTAAGGGCTGACCTGCTTTTCGTTAACTGGGTTATAGCAAGGTGCATGCCAATCTTACGAAGGCCCGTATATCAAGGGTTGGGGGGGCGGTTGCCGGCGGCAATGCCAGAAAAGCGGCAAGCGGTTTCCGCGTGGCGCCAGTAAAGCGGCAATGGCGTTTGCCGCTTTGCGGCCAAAAAAATGGGAGGCCTTTGTGGGGCCTCCCATTGTTTGTTCAAGCGTGCATCACTTGGCCTGGTAGATGATCCCCGGACTGCACTGCACCATCTGGTAATGATCCGGCAAACCGTTCAGCGCTTCGGAAGCACCGAGGAACAGATAACCACCACGCTTGAGCGTGCCGTGAATGCGCAACAGGATGTCTTTCTTCACTTCGGCCGAGAAGTAGATCAGCACGTTGCGGCAGAACACCATGTCGAACTTGCCCAGGCTGGCGTAGCTGTCGAGCAGGTTGAACGAGCGGAATTCCACGCGGCTCTTGATCGGCGCCTTGACCGCCCAACGCCCTGCCCCTTTCGGGTCGAAGTAACGTTGCAAGCGCTCCTGGGACAAACCACGGCCCAGGGCCAGGCTGTCGTACTCGCCGGTCTTGCAGTTGGTGAGCATGGTGCCGGACAGGTCGGTGGCGACGATTTGCGCCCCCGCCTTCAACTGGCCCATATTGGTCCGTTCGAACTCATCGATGGACATCGAAATCGAGTACGGTTCCTGCCCCGAAGAGCAGGCAGCCGACCAGATGCGCAGGCGCTGGCCGGGGCTGGCCTTGATGGCCTCCGGCAGCACTTTGCTCTTGAGCACTTCAAACGGGTAGGTGTCGCGAAACCACAGGGTTTCGTTGGTGGTCATGGCATCGACCACCATCTCCTTGAGCCCGCTGCGCGGCTGCCCCTGGATGCGCTGGACCAGCTCACCCAACGACTTGATGCCCTGCTGCTCCATCAGTTTGTTGAGACGGCTGGATACCAGGTACTGCTTGTTTTCACCGAGCAATATGCCACAGGCTTTTTCCAGGAAGACCCGGAATTGTTCGAAATCCAAATTACCCGTAGACAATGATACCGCCTCTTAAATCGTGTGACCGCCAGGGGAAATCCCCCTAGCCGTGATCTGCTGCCTTGATCCGGTCGACTACCCGGGATGCCAGGTCATCAGGACGAAATTTGGCCAAAAAGTCATCCGCACCGACCTTCTTGACCATCGCCTGGTTGAAGACACCCGACAACGAAGTATGCAGGATGATATGCAATTTTTGCATGCGTGGATCGTTGCGTATCTCGGCCGTGAGGGTGTAGCCGTCCATTTCCGGCATCTCGATGTCGGAGATCATCAT
The genomic region above belongs to Pseudomonas azotoformans and contains:
- the flgE gene encoding flagellar hook protein FlgE; this translates as MSFNIGLSGLYAANKQLDVTGNNIANVATTGFKSSRAEFADIYAASKLGTGQNSIGNGVNLAAVSQQFTQGDVNGSGGILDMAIQGGGFFVQKGSDGSLEYTRSGAFRADKDGYITNNTGTSRLQGYAADENGKIIKGGLTDLQLNLANLPPKASTKVDSTSNLNSSEPVIDQVAKPFNPNDTSTFTTQYSTTLYDSQGNAHPMVQYLVKTDGNKWNAYTLIDGRNPDGSPPFGTGADVKAPVPSTLTFDGAGKLTSVVTGAVSNKTLTITGWVPGTVTNGVWKANGATANPTGIAVNMANITQYNSATYRNPPVTDGYATGQITGLKIDGSGVLFATFSNQQSKAIGQISLASFNNEQGLQPNGGTTWKETFASGQPGYDTPQAGTLGSIVANSLENSNVNLTNELVDLIKAQSNYQANAKTISTQSTIMQTIIQMT
- the flgD gene encoding flagellar hook assembly protein FlgD — protein: MAIVDTSNNTPVQDLFNSKVKTATDNASSLGDASKAATGKQSLGKDAFLQLLVTQLKNQNPLSPQDNGAFVAQLAQFSSLEGINTLNDSVNAISSNFSSSQALQASSLVGRSIIIQTDKAMVDTSKSMTGSVDVKTATGNVTVKVTDKDGNLVRTIEMGAQAVGSQSFIWDGKNDKGEVAPAGTYTFNATTKNDKGDAVALTTSLPATVTSVTLSKTGGEMLLNLAGGMGSVKLSQIQTIGT
- the flgC gene encoding flagellar basal body rod protein FlgC, with protein sequence MSLSSVFNIAGSGMSAQTTRLNTVASNIANAETVSSSIDQTYRARHPVFATMFQGGQAGGSDSLFQDQGAAGSGVQVLGVVEDQSNLEARYEPNHPAANEKGYVYYPNVNVVEEMADMISASRSFQTNAEMMNTAKTMMQKVLTLGQ
- the flgB gene encoding flagellar basal body rod protein FlgB — protein: MSISFDKALGIHEQALGFRAQRAEVLANNIANADTPNYKARDLDFSAVLAAQQDKTKNGTFALNMTNSRHIEAQGLSNGDESLLYRTPMQPSIDQNTVDAQLEQSAYAENSVNFQASFTLLNSKFKGLMSALRGE
- the cheR gene encoding protein-glutamate O-methyltransferase CheR; protein product: MSTGNLDFEQFRVFLEKACGILLGENKQYLVSSRLNKLMEQQGIKSLGELVQRIQGQPRSGLKEMVVDAMTTNETLWFRDTYPFEVLKSKVLPEAIKASPGQRLRIWSAACSSGQEPYSISMSIDEFERTNMGQLKAGAQIVATDLSGTMLTNCKTGEYDSLALGRGLSQERLQRYFDPKGAGRWAVKAPIKSRVEFRSFNLLDSYASLGKFDMVFCRNVLIYFSAEVKKDILLRIHGTLKRGGYLFLGASEALNGLPDHYQMVQCSPGIIYQAK